A single window of Gossypium arboreum isolate Shixiya-1 chromosome 13, ASM2569848v2, whole genome shotgun sequence DNA harbors:
- the LOC108474224 gene encoding homeobox-leucine zipper protein HDG2 isoform X2 yields MFQQPSNMMEGQLHPLESESEIGRMRDDELDSTTKSGSENHEAASGDDQNPRPNKKKRYHRHTQHQIQEMEAFFKECPHPDDKQRKELGRELGLEPLQVKFWFQNKRTQMKTQHERHENTQLRTENEKLRADNMRYREALSTASCPNCGGPTAVGQMSFDEHHLRLENARLREEIDRISAIAAKYVGKPVVSYPLLSSPMTPRPFEFGAQPGTGDMYGAGDLLRSISSPSEADKPIIIELAVAAMEELVRMAQMGEPLWMTSLDGTTYVLNEEEYIRTFPRGIGPKPTGFKCEASRETAVVIMNHINLVEILMDVNQWSTVFSGIVSKASTLDVLSTGIAGNYNGALQVMAAEFQVLSPLVPTRESYYVRYCKQHAEGTWAVVDASLDNIRPSPTARCRRRPSGCLIQEMPNGYSKVTWVEHVEVDDSGVHSLYKQLVSSGHAFGAQRWIATLDRQCERLASVMATNVPTGDVGVITNQDGRKSMLKLAERMVMSFCAGVSASTAHTWTTLSGTGADDVRVMTRKSVDDPGRPPGIVLSAATSFWLPVSPKRVFDFLRDENSRSEWDILSNGGVVQEMAHIANGRDTGNCVSLLRVNSANSSQSNMLILQESCADPTASFVIYAPVDIVAMNVVLNGGDPDYVALLPSGFAILPDGSTITATTSSAGGGIDTDAAGSSGGSLLTVAFQILVDSVPTAKLSLGSVATVNNLIACTVERIKASLSCENA; encoded by the exons ATGTTCCAACAGCCAAGCAATATGATGGAAGGTCAACTCCACCCTCTGGAGTCCGAAAGTGAAATTGGTCGAATGAGAGATGATGAGTTGGACAGTACAACCAAATCTGGTAGCGAAAACCATGAAGCTGCCTCTGGTGATGATCAAAATCCTCGCCCTAATAAAAAGAAGCGTTACCATCGCCATACACAGCACCAGATCCAAGAAATGGAGGC CTTTTTCAAGGAGTGTCCGCACCCAGACGACAAGCAAAGGAAGGAACTTGGGCGTGAGTTAGGGTTAGAGCCATTGCAGGTGAAATTTTGGTTCCAAAACAAGCGTACCCAGATGAAG ACGCAGCATGAGCGCCACGAAAACACACAACTGCGAACTGAGAACGAGAAGCTAAGGGCAGACAACATGAGGTATAGGGAAGCTTTAAGCACTGCTTCATGCCCTAATTGTGGAGGTCCAACTGCTGTAGGACAAATGTCCTTTGATGAACACCATCTCAGGCTTGAAAATGCTCGACTAAGAGAAGAG ATTGATCGAATATCAGCAATAGCTGCAAAGTATGTTGGCAAGCCAGTGGTGAGCTACCCTCTTCTTTCGTCTCCTATGACTCCACGGCCATTTGAATTCGGTGCACAACCTGGCACTGGGGATATGTATGGTGCTGGGGATCTTCTTAGGTCGATCAGTTCACCTTCGGAAGCCGATAAGCCGATTATTATCGAGCTTGCGGTGGCAGCAATGGAGGAACTAGTTAGAATGGCTCAGATGGGTGAACCCTTATGGATGACCAGCCTTGATGGAACAACGTATGTGCTGAACGAGGAAGAATACATCAGGACTTTCCCTAGAGGAATTGGGCCCAAACCTACCGGCTTCAAATGCGAAGCTTCAAGAGAAACTGCCGTTGTAATCATGAACCATATTAACCTTGTGGAGATTCTCATGGATGTG AATCAGTGGTCAACGGTGTTTTCGGGAATAGTTTCAAAGGCTTCAACTTTGGATGTTCTTTCAACAGGGATAGCAGGAAATTATAATGGAGCCCTTCAAGTG ATGGCAGCTGAATTTCAAGTTCTGTCACCACTTGTGCCCACTCGTGAGAGCTATTACGTAAGATACTGCAAGCAACATGCAGAGGGAACTTGGGCAGTGGTCGATGCTTCCTTGGATAATATACGCCCTAGTCCAACAGCTAGATGCCGAAGGAGACCGTCTGGATGCCTAATTCAAGAAATGCCCAACGGGTATTCAAAG GTTACTTGGGTCGAACATGTTGAAGTCGACGATAGTGGCGTTCACAGTCTTTACAAGCAGCTTGTAAGCTCCGGCCATGCTTTCGGAGCACAACGTTGGATCGCTACTTTAGACCGACAGTGTGAGAGGCTCGCAAGTGTCATGGCTACTAACGTACCCACCGGTGACGTTGGAG TGATAACAAATCAAGATGGGAGAAAGAGTATGCTGAAGTTAGCTGAGAGAATGGTGATGAGTTTTTGTGCTGGAGTGAGTGCGTCGACTGCGCACACTTGGACGACATTATCAGGGACAGGGGCCGATGATGTAAGGGTGATGACTAGAAAAAGCGTGGATGATCCAGGTAGACCACCTGGGATTGTGCTAAGTGCTGCCACATCCTTTTGGCTTCCTGTTTCACCAAAGAGGGTATTCGATTTCCTCCGAGATGAAAATTCTCGAAGTGAG TGGGATATTCTTTCAAATGGTGGAGTTGTCCAAGAAATGGCACACATAGCCAATGGTCGGGACACAGGCAATTGTGTTTCGCTACTTCGAGTAAAC AGTGCGAATTCAAGCCAGAGTAACATGCTGATTTTACAAGAGAGTTGTGCAGACCCAACGGCCTCTTTCGTGATCTATGCCCCGGTCGATATTGTCGCGATGAATGTCGTCTTAAATGGAGGTGACCCGGACTATGTCGCTCTTCTCCCTTCCGGTTTTGCTATTCTACCAGATGGATCAACTATTACAGCAACGACTTCGAGTGCCGGTGGTGGCATTGACACTGATGCGGCCGGCAGCTCCGGTGGATCCCTTTTAACTGTTGCGTTTCAGATTTTGGTCGACTCGGTTCCAACTGCAAAGCTTTCTCTTGGATCGGTTGCAACAGTTAACAATCTGATCGCTTGCACTGTTGAAAGGATAAAAGCTTCTTTGTCATGCGAGAATGCATGA
- the LOC108474224 gene encoding homeobox-leucine zipper protein HDG2 isoform X3, producing MLAGVMIPARNMPTMISGNGNVSGFGTSLLVQPSNMMEGQLHPLESESEIGRMRDDELDSTTKSGSENHEAASGDDQNPRPNKKKRYHRHTQHQIQEMEAFFKECPHPDDKQRKELGRELGLEPLQVKFWFQNKRTQMKTQHERHENTQLRTENEKLRADNMRYREALSTASCPNCGGPTAVGQMSFDEHHLRLENARLREEIDRISAIAAKYVGKPVVSYPLLSSPMTPRPFEFGAQPGTGDMYGAGDLLRSISSPSEADKPIIIELAVAAMEELVRMAQMGEPLWMTSLDGTTYVLNEEEYIRTFPRGIGPKPTGFKCEASRETAVVIMNHINLVEILMDVNQWSTVFSGIVSKASTLDVLSTGIAGNYNGALQVMAAEFQVLSPLVPTRESYYVRYCKQHAEGTWAVVDASLDNIRPSPTARCRRRPSGCLIQEMPNGYSKVTWVEHVEVDDSGVHSLYKQLVSSGHAFGAQRWIATLDRQCERLASVMATNVPTGDVGVITNQDGRKSMLKLAERMVMSFCAGVSASTAHTWTTLSGTGADDVRVMTRKSVDDPGRPPGIVLSAATSFWLPVSPKRVFDFLRDENSRSEWDILSNGGVVQEMAHIANGRDTGNCVSLLRVNTQRPLS from the exons ATGCTGGCCGGAGTTATGATTCCGGCGAGAAACATGCCGACGATGATAAGCGGAAACGGAAATGTTAGTGGTTTTGGGACATCCTTACTTGTTCAG CCAAGCAATATGATGGAAGGTCAACTCCACCCTCTGGAGTCCGAAAGTGAAATTGGTCGAATGAGAGATGATGAGTTGGACAGTACAACCAAATCTGGTAGCGAAAACCATGAAGCTGCCTCTGGTGATGATCAAAATCCTCGCCCTAATAAAAAGAAGCGTTACCATCGCCATACACAGCACCAGATCCAAGAAATGGAGGC CTTTTTCAAGGAGTGTCCGCACCCAGACGACAAGCAAAGGAAGGAACTTGGGCGTGAGTTAGGGTTAGAGCCATTGCAGGTGAAATTTTGGTTCCAAAACAAGCGTACCCAGATGAAG ACGCAGCATGAGCGCCACGAAAACACACAACTGCGAACTGAGAACGAGAAGCTAAGGGCAGACAACATGAGGTATAGGGAAGCTTTAAGCACTGCTTCATGCCCTAATTGTGGAGGTCCAACTGCTGTAGGACAAATGTCCTTTGATGAACACCATCTCAGGCTTGAAAATGCTCGACTAAGAGAAGAG ATTGATCGAATATCAGCAATAGCTGCAAAGTATGTTGGCAAGCCAGTGGTGAGCTACCCTCTTCTTTCGTCTCCTATGACTCCACGGCCATTTGAATTCGGTGCACAACCTGGCACTGGGGATATGTATGGTGCTGGGGATCTTCTTAGGTCGATCAGTTCACCTTCGGAAGCCGATAAGCCGATTATTATCGAGCTTGCGGTGGCAGCAATGGAGGAACTAGTTAGAATGGCTCAGATGGGTGAACCCTTATGGATGACCAGCCTTGATGGAACAACGTATGTGCTGAACGAGGAAGAATACATCAGGACTTTCCCTAGAGGAATTGGGCCCAAACCTACCGGCTTCAAATGCGAAGCTTCAAGAGAAACTGCCGTTGTAATCATGAACCATATTAACCTTGTGGAGATTCTCATGGATGTG AATCAGTGGTCAACGGTGTTTTCGGGAATAGTTTCAAAGGCTTCAACTTTGGATGTTCTTTCAACAGGGATAGCAGGAAATTATAATGGAGCCCTTCAAGTG ATGGCAGCTGAATTTCAAGTTCTGTCACCACTTGTGCCCACTCGTGAGAGCTATTACGTAAGATACTGCAAGCAACATGCAGAGGGAACTTGGGCAGTGGTCGATGCTTCCTTGGATAATATACGCCCTAGTCCAACAGCTAGATGCCGAAGGAGACCGTCTGGATGCCTAATTCAAGAAATGCCCAACGGGTATTCAAAG GTTACTTGGGTCGAACATGTTGAAGTCGACGATAGTGGCGTTCACAGTCTTTACAAGCAGCTTGTAAGCTCCGGCCATGCTTTCGGAGCACAACGTTGGATCGCTACTTTAGACCGACAGTGTGAGAGGCTCGCAAGTGTCATGGCTACTAACGTACCCACCGGTGACGTTGGAG TGATAACAAATCAAGATGGGAGAAAGAGTATGCTGAAGTTAGCTGAGAGAATGGTGATGAGTTTTTGTGCTGGAGTGAGTGCGTCGACTGCGCACACTTGGACGACATTATCAGGGACAGGGGCCGATGATGTAAGGGTGATGACTAGAAAAAGCGTGGATGATCCAGGTAGACCACCTGGGATTGTGCTAAGTGCTGCCACATCCTTTTGGCTTCCTGTTTCACCAAAGAGGGTATTCGATTTCCTCCGAGATGAAAATTCTCGAAGTGAG TGGGATATTCTTTCAAATGGTGGAGTTGTCCAAGAAATGGCACACATAGCCAATGGTCGGGACACAGGCAATTGTGTTTCGCTACTTCGAGTAAAC ACCCAACGGCCTCTTTCGTGA
- the LOC108474224 gene encoding homeobox-leucine zipper protein HDG2 isoform X1 has translation MLAGVMIPARNMPTMISGNGNVSGFGTSLLVQPSNMMEGQLHPLESESEIGRMRDDELDSTTKSGSENHEAASGDDQNPRPNKKKRYHRHTQHQIQEMEAFFKECPHPDDKQRKELGRELGLEPLQVKFWFQNKRTQMKTQHERHENTQLRTENEKLRADNMRYREALSTASCPNCGGPTAVGQMSFDEHHLRLENARLREEIDRISAIAAKYVGKPVVSYPLLSSPMTPRPFEFGAQPGTGDMYGAGDLLRSISSPSEADKPIIIELAVAAMEELVRMAQMGEPLWMTSLDGTTYVLNEEEYIRTFPRGIGPKPTGFKCEASRETAVVIMNHINLVEILMDVNQWSTVFSGIVSKASTLDVLSTGIAGNYNGALQVMAAEFQVLSPLVPTRESYYVRYCKQHAEGTWAVVDASLDNIRPSPTARCRRRPSGCLIQEMPNGYSKVTWVEHVEVDDSGVHSLYKQLVSSGHAFGAQRWIATLDRQCERLASVMATNVPTGDVGVITNQDGRKSMLKLAERMVMSFCAGVSASTAHTWTTLSGTGADDVRVMTRKSVDDPGRPPGIVLSAATSFWLPVSPKRVFDFLRDENSRSEWDILSNGGVVQEMAHIANGRDTGNCVSLLRVNSANSSQSNMLILQESCADPTASFVIYAPVDIVAMNVVLNGGDPDYVALLPSGFAILPDGSTITATTSSAGGGIDTDAAGSSGGSLLTVAFQILVDSVPTAKLSLGSVATVNNLIACTVERIKASLSCENA, from the exons ATGCTGGCCGGAGTTATGATTCCGGCGAGAAACATGCCGACGATGATAAGCGGAAACGGAAATGTTAGTGGTTTTGGGACATCCTTACTTGTTCAG CCAAGCAATATGATGGAAGGTCAACTCCACCCTCTGGAGTCCGAAAGTGAAATTGGTCGAATGAGAGATGATGAGTTGGACAGTACAACCAAATCTGGTAGCGAAAACCATGAAGCTGCCTCTGGTGATGATCAAAATCCTCGCCCTAATAAAAAGAAGCGTTACCATCGCCATACACAGCACCAGATCCAAGAAATGGAGGC CTTTTTCAAGGAGTGTCCGCACCCAGACGACAAGCAAAGGAAGGAACTTGGGCGTGAGTTAGGGTTAGAGCCATTGCAGGTGAAATTTTGGTTCCAAAACAAGCGTACCCAGATGAAG ACGCAGCATGAGCGCCACGAAAACACACAACTGCGAACTGAGAACGAGAAGCTAAGGGCAGACAACATGAGGTATAGGGAAGCTTTAAGCACTGCTTCATGCCCTAATTGTGGAGGTCCAACTGCTGTAGGACAAATGTCCTTTGATGAACACCATCTCAGGCTTGAAAATGCTCGACTAAGAGAAGAG ATTGATCGAATATCAGCAATAGCTGCAAAGTATGTTGGCAAGCCAGTGGTGAGCTACCCTCTTCTTTCGTCTCCTATGACTCCACGGCCATTTGAATTCGGTGCACAACCTGGCACTGGGGATATGTATGGTGCTGGGGATCTTCTTAGGTCGATCAGTTCACCTTCGGAAGCCGATAAGCCGATTATTATCGAGCTTGCGGTGGCAGCAATGGAGGAACTAGTTAGAATGGCTCAGATGGGTGAACCCTTATGGATGACCAGCCTTGATGGAACAACGTATGTGCTGAACGAGGAAGAATACATCAGGACTTTCCCTAGAGGAATTGGGCCCAAACCTACCGGCTTCAAATGCGAAGCTTCAAGAGAAACTGCCGTTGTAATCATGAACCATATTAACCTTGTGGAGATTCTCATGGATGTG AATCAGTGGTCAACGGTGTTTTCGGGAATAGTTTCAAAGGCTTCAACTTTGGATGTTCTTTCAACAGGGATAGCAGGAAATTATAATGGAGCCCTTCAAGTG ATGGCAGCTGAATTTCAAGTTCTGTCACCACTTGTGCCCACTCGTGAGAGCTATTACGTAAGATACTGCAAGCAACATGCAGAGGGAACTTGGGCAGTGGTCGATGCTTCCTTGGATAATATACGCCCTAGTCCAACAGCTAGATGCCGAAGGAGACCGTCTGGATGCCTAATTCAAGAAATGCCCAACGGGTATTCAAAG GTTACTTGGGTCGAACATGTTGAAGTCGACGATAGTGGCGTTCACAGTCTTTACAAGCAGCTTGTAAGCTCCGGCCATGCTTTCGGAGCACAACGTTGGATCGCTACTTTAGACCGACAGTGTGAGAGGCTCGCAAGTGTCATGGCTACTAACGTACCCACCGGTGACGTTGGAG TGATAACAAATCAAGATGGGAGAAAGAGTATGCTGAAGTTAGCTGAGAGAATGGTGATGAGTTTTTGTGCTGGAGTGAGTGCGTCGACTGCGCACACTTGGACGACATTATCAGGGACAGGGGCCGATGATGTAAGGGTGATGACTAGAAAAAGCGTGGATGATCCAGGTAGACCACCTGGGATTGTGCTAAGTGCTGCCACATCCTTTTGGCTTCCTGTTTCACCAAAGAGGGTATTCGATTTCCTCCGAGATGAAAATTCTCGAAGTGAG TGGGATATTCTTTCAAATGGTGGAGTTGTCCAAGAAATGGCACACATAGCCAATGGTCGGGACACAGGCAATTGTGTTTCGCTACTTCGAGTAAAC AGTGCGAATTCAAGCCAGAGTAACATGCTGATTTTACAAGAGAGTTGTGCAGACCCAACGGCCTCTTTCGTGATCTATGCCCCGGTCGATATTGTCGCGATGAATGTCGTCTTAAATGGAGGTGACCCGGACTATGTCGCTCTTCTCCCTTCCGGTTTTGCTATTCTACCAGATGGATCAACTATTACAGCAACGACTTCGAGTGCCGGTGGTGGCATTGACACTGATGCGGCCGGCAGCTCCGGTGGATCCCTTTTAACTGTTGCGTTTCAGATTTTGGTCGACTCGGTTCCAACTGCAAAGCTTTCTCTTGGATCGGTTGCAACAGTTAACAATCTGATCGCTTGCACTGTTGAAAGGATAAAAGCTTCTTTGTCATGCGAGAATGCATGA